A single Arcobacter sp. FWKO B DNA region contains:
- a CDS encoding DNA-directed RNA polymerase subunit omega: protein MNRLEETMAKALKRVNNDRYILALAVGQRADELSRGAKPLIEDGVKNMKYTDIAINEIASGLLTIDGVVSK, encoded by the coding sequence ATGAATAGATTAGAAGAAACAATGGCAAAAGCTCTAAAAAGAGTAAATAATGACAGATATATCCTTGCACTTGCTGTAGGACAAAGAGCTGATGAACTTAGTCGTGGTGCAAAACCATTAATAGAAGATGGTGTTAAAAATATGAAATACACAGACATTGCTATAAATGAAATTGCAAGTGGTCTTTTAACAATAGATGGTGTTGTTTCTAAATAA
- the pyrH gene encoding UMP kinase, with protein sequence MRQRVLVKFSGEALAGDGEYGIDTKTLHYIAGEIKELVDNNIEVGIVIGGGNIVRGVSAAADGVIKRTSADYMGMLATVINGVAMQEALEHIGISSRLQSAIKMEQIAESFIVKRARRHLEKGRVVIFSAGTGNPFFTTDTAATLRATEIEASMLIKATKVDGVYDKDPNKFKDAKKLETLNYDMALQDNIKVMDDTAIALAKDNKLPIVVMNMFEEGNLLKIIKNKDYSKCSIVK encoded by the coding sequence ATGAGACAAAGAGTACTTGTCAAATTTTCAGGAGAAGCATTAGCTGGAGATGGTGAATACGGTATTGATACAAAAACACTCCACTACATTGCTGGTGAGATAAAAGAGCTGGTTGATAATAATATAGAAGTTGGTATAGTTATTGGCGGTGGCAATATAGTTAGAGGTGTTAGTGCAGCAGCAGATGGAGTAATCAAAAGAACAAGTGCTGATTATATGGGTATGCTAGCAACAGTGATAAATGGTGTTGCTATGCAAGAAGCACTAGAACACATTGGAATTAGTTCAAGACTTCAATCAGCTATCAAAATGGAGCAAATCGCAGAATCTTTCATTGTAAAAAGAGCAAGAAGACATCTAGAAAAAGGTAGAGTTGTAATATTTAGTGCTGGGACTGGTAATCCATTTTTTACAACTGATACAGCGGCAACACTAAGAGCTACTGAGATAGAAGCTTCAATGCTTATAAAAGCAACTAAAGTTGACGGTGTTTATGATAAAGATCCAAATAAATTTAAAGATGCTAAAAAACTTGAAACACTAAATTATGACATGGCATTACAAGACAATATCAAAGTTATGGATGATACTGCTATTGCACTTGCAAAAGACAACAAACTTCCAATAGTTGTGATGAATATGTTTGAAGAAGGAAATTTACTTAAAATCATTAAAAACAAAGACTATAGTAAATGTTCTATAGTTAAATAG